One Clostridium estertheticum DNA segment encodes these proteins:
- a CDS encoding helix-turn-helix domain-containing protein — translation MSNKGDNLKEEIVNLINQGDNDRVEFRHHSGGPNLLGKIISSFANASGGRLILGVNNKGRIVGCKKDDVMETFNKSKEKLIPCPIVSIEFIEIDEKVLAI, via the coding sequence TTGTCAAATAAAGGTGATAATCTAAAAGAGGAAATAGTTAATCTTATTAATCAAGGAGATAATGATAGAGTAGAATTTAGGCATCATAGCGGCGGACCAAATTTATTAGGTAAAATTATCTCCTCTTTTGCAAATGCATCAGGTGGCAGATTGATTTTGGGGGTAAACAATAAGGGTAGAATCGTTGGCTGTAAAAAAGATGATGTAATGGAAACCTTTAATAAATCTAAAGAAAAATTGATACCATGTCCTATTGTTTCAATAGAATTTATTGAAATAGATGAAAAAGTACTGGCTATATAA
- a CDS encoding NAD(P)-dependent oxidoreductase has translation MKIAIIGANGNVGKVLLKEAIARNYEVTAIVHNQAKYLNEHDSLKITEADAFDEKSLVNAIKGNDLVISAFGPKLGEEDSLLLVTKNLINATKKALVPRLIAIGGAGSLYVAPGLKLGDSESFPADWKPISSAHTSALEIYKNESELDWTVLSPSALFESGSRTGKYKLGKDDLIVDDKGASKISFEDYSMALLDEAANPKFSRERFTIGY, from the coding sequence ATGAAAATAGCAATTATAGGTGCAAATGGAAATGTAGGTAAGGTGCTTCTAAAAGAGGCCATAGCAAGAAATTATGAGGTTACAGCCATTGTTCATAATCAAGCGAAATATTTAAATGAACATGACAGCTTAAAAATAACTGAGGCAGATGCATTTGATGAAAAAAGTTTAGTAAATGCAATAAAAGGAAATGACCTTGTTATTAGTGCCTTTGGTCCAAAGCTCGGAGAAGAAGATAGTTTATTGCTTGTTACAAAAAATTTAATAAATGCAACAAAAAAAGCTTTGGTACCTCGACTTATCGCTATCGGTGGTGCAGGAAGTCTATATGTGGCTCCTGGCCTGAAATTAGGTGATTCAGAAAGCTTCCCCGCTGACTGGAAACCAATTAGCTCAGCACACACTAGTGCCTTAGAAATTTATAAAAATGAAAGTGAACTAGACTGGACAGTTTTAAGTCCTTCAGCCCTATTTGAATCTGGCAGCAGAACTGGAAAATATAAGCTTGGCAAAGACGATTTAATTGTAGATGACAAAGGCGCAAGCAAAATTTCTTTTGAGGACTATTCAATGGCTCTTCTTGACGAAGCTGCAAATCCAAAATTTTCTCGCGAAAGATTTACTATTGGGTACTAA
- a CDS encoding Rrf2 family transcriptional regulator yields MKISSRFPVAVHILSILSIYANPLPTSDMIAGSVNTNAVVIRRILGMLKNAGLVDMKRGTGGSYLTKHIEDISLLEVYNAVNVVEDGGLFQIHPNPNPDCPIGANIQSVIEVTLLSAQEAMENALGKVTMLDVVGDINKKIQ; encoded by the coding sequence ATGAAAATAAGTAGTCGATTCCCAGTAGCAGTCCATATATTATCTATACTATCCATTTATGCAAATCCATTGCCCACCTCAGATATGATTGCTGGAAGTGTGAATACCAACGCAGTGGTAATTAGAAGAATACTTGGAATGCTTAAGAACGCAGGTCTTGTTGATATGAAACGCGGAACTGGCGGTTCGTATCTCACTAAGCATATTGAAGATATAAGTTTATTAGAAGTATACAACGCGGTGAACGTAGTTGAAGATGGTGGTTTGTTTCAAATTCATCCAAATCCAAATCCCGATTGTCCAATAGGTGCAAACATTCAATCTGTTATTGAGGTCACTCTGCTCAGTGCACAAGAGGCAATGGAAAATGCTCTAGGAAAGGTTACTATGCTTGATGTTGTTGGCGACATCAATAAGAAGATTCAATAA